Proteins encoded by one window of Cannabis sativa cultivar Pink pepper isolate KNU-18-1 chromosome 4, ASM2916894v1, whole genome shotgun sequence:
- the LOC115712497 gene encoding F-box only protein 6 yields MYGHDGVYSMLMTTLQMSFTEYYSFVMPAEKFGSFKMLESSKPPPSKKSRKERTRRKSSGLTTPTVVMEEEIWKDFPEDLFEAVIARLPIVAFFRFRSVCQKWNSLLSSESFSEQCARVQQDNPWFYTITHENVSAGAIYNPSLKKWHHPTIPALPTETILFPVASAGGLVCFHDIGHRNFYVCNPLTQSLKELPARSVKVWSRIAVGMTMNESSTGGGYKILWVGCDGEYEVYDSHSNSWNHPGNMPSNIRLPLCLNFRSQAVNVNGTIYFMRSDPEGVVSYDLFTGVWKQYLIPAPLHLSDHTLAECGGRIMLVGLLTKNAATCVCIWELQKMTLLWKEVDRMPNIWCLEFYGKHIRMTCLGNKGLLMLSLRSRQMNRLVTYNVVSREWLKVPGCMVPRGKKRQGIACGTAFHPCLTATA; encoded by the exons ATGTATGGACATG ATGGTGTTTACTCAATGTTAATGACGACTCTTCAGATGAGTTTTACAGAGTATTACAGTTTTGTAATGCCTGCCGAAAAGTTTGGGAGCTTCAAGATGTTAGAATCTAGCAAGCCTCCACCCTCGAAGAAATCTCGAAAAGAGCGGACTCGGAGAAAGTCGTCGGGATTGACAACTCCCACTGTGGTTATGGAGGAAGAAATTTGGAAAGATTTCCCTGAAGACCTTTTTGAAGCTGTTATTGCAAGACTTCCCATTGTCGCTTTTTTCCGCTTTCGATCTGTTTGCCAGAAATGGAATTCCTTGCTGAGTTCAGAAAGTTTCTCTGAACAGTGTGCCCGGGTCCAACAAGACAATCCCTGGTTTTACACAATAACCCATGAAAATGTGAGTGCTGGAGCCATTTATAATCCTTCCCTGAAAAAGTGGCACCATCCTACCATTCCTGCTCTTCCAACAGAGACCATTCTTTTTCCAGTTGCTTCAGCCGGGGGCTTAGTCTGTTTTCATGATATTGGTCATAGGAACTTTTATGTGTGCAATCCCCTGACTCAGTCACTTAAAGAGTTGCCAGCAAGGTCTGTCAAAGTATGGTCTCGTATTGCTGTGGGGATGACTATGAATGAGAGTTCAACTGGCGGTGGTTACAAGATTCTATGGGTGGGTTGTGACGGGGAGTATGAAGTCTATGACTCACATAGCAACTCTTGGAACCATCCAGGAAATATGCCCTCAAATATTAGATTGCCACTGTGTCTGAACTTTCGGTCGCAGGCAGTTAATGTTAATGGCACCATTTACTTCATGCGGTCGGACCCTGAAGGAGTTGTGTCGTATGATCTGTTCACAGGGGTTTGGAAGCAGTACCTAATTCCAGCCCCGTTACATCTGAGTGACCACACACTTGCTGAGTGTGGAGGCCGGATCATGCTCGTCGGGCTGCTGACAAAGAATGCCGCCACTTGCGTGTGCATATGGGAGCTTCAAAAGATGACGCTCTTGTGGAAGGAGGTTGACAGAATGCCAAACATCTGGTGCTTAGAGTTTTATGGAAAGCACATTAGAATGACTTGCTTGGGTAACAAAGGTTTGCTCATGCTGTCATTGAGATCGAGACAAATGAACCGATTGGTTACATATAATGTGGTGAGTAGGGAATGGCTGAAGGTTCCTGGCTGCATGGTGCCACGTGGAAAGAAGAGGCAAGGGATTGCATGTGGCACTGCCTTTCATCCATGTCTGACTGCTACGGCTTGA
- the LOC115712498 gene encoding uncharacterized protein LOC115712498 produces MTTSRRLSDRKVEKFDKNITRRGSVPETTAKKGKDYPVGPILLGFFIFVVIGSSLFQIIRTATTGGMA; encoded by the exons ATG ACTACATCAAGGCGTCTATCAGATAGGAAGGTGGAGAAGTTCGATAAGAACATAACAAGAAGAGGATCTGTGCCTGAGACCACCGCCAAGAAGGGAAAGGACTACCCTGTTGGCCCTATTCTTCTTGGGTTCTTCATTTTCGTTGTTATTGGATCAT CTCTCTTTCAGATAATCAGGACAGCCACAACCGGAGGCATGGCATAA
- the LOC115715271 gene encoding uncharacterized protein LOC115715271 isoform X1 produces the protein MVESFFLISSETKRQMDLHTQTKSITNNTMHLLSGPPSSGKTSLLFQFAFNATNFTNEKVVFICNRHKLQTKPPFLSQGIDPSSDAFQRIQMKFFRYVDNDEAIKNYFAAFHLHETFPDTVIVDDFGDFFEDRSCQERYGNRGRELAMIRTLALCHNAIMHANGIRPCKLLLSDTHHGESTRLLFIYKRWVSTIFIIKGDGDGTGSFILRSNNNLENERTKSAKYCIALQYLVLEVITEDCEM, from the exons ATGGTGGAGAGCTTCTTCTTAATCTCCTCAGAGACAAAGAGGCAAATGGACCTCCACACTCAAACTAAATCTATAACTAATAATACTATGCACCTTCTCTCAGGCCCTCCTTCTAG TGGAAAGACTTCTCTTCTATTCCAGTTTGCATTCAATGCCACCAACTTCACCAATGAAAAAGTCGTCTTCATTTGCAATCGCCACAAGTTACAAACCAAACCCCCTTTTCTCTCCCAA GGTATTGATCCTTCTTCTGATGCCTTTCAACGGATTCAGATGAA ATTTTTCAGGTATGTGGATAATGATGAAGCTATTAAGAACTACTTTGCTGCATTTCACCTGCATGAGACATTTCCTGACACAgttattgttgatgattttggAGATTTCTTTGAGGACAG AAGTTGCCAAGAGAGGTATGGGAATAGGGGAAGAGAATTAGCTATGATTCGGACACTTGCTTTATGCCACAATGCCATAATGCACGCCAA TGGAATAAGACCCTGTAAGCTTCTCTTGTCTGATACACACCATGGAGAGTCCACTAGGTTGCTCTTCATTTATAAGAGATGGGTTTCCACTATCTTCATCATTAAAG GTGATGGTGATGGCACCGGATCGTTTATTCTCAGAAGTAATAACAATCTCGAGAATGAGAGGACGAAATCTGCCAAGTATTGTATTGCTCTACAGTATTTAGTCTTGGAAGTGATCACTGAAGATTGTGAAATgtaa
- the LOC115715271 gene encoding uncharacterized protein LOC115715271 isoform X4: MVESFFLISSETKRQMDLHTQTKSITNNTMHLLSGPPSSGKTSLLFQFAFNATNFTNEKVVFICNRHKLQTKPPFLSQGIDPSSDAFQRIQMKYVDNDEAIKNYFAAFHLHETFPDTVIVDDFGDFFEDSCQERYGNRGRELAMIRTLALCHNAIMHANGIRPCKLLLSDTHHGESTRLLFIYKRWVSTIFIIKGDGDGTGSFILRSNNNLENERTKSAKYCIALQYLVLEVITEDCEM; encoded by the exons ATGGTGGAGAGCTTCTTCTTAATCTCCTCAGAGACAAAGAGGCAAATGGACCTCCACACTCAAACTAAATCTATAACTAATAATACTATGCACCTTCTCTCAGGCCCTCCTTCTAG TGGAAAGACTTCTCTTCTATTCCAGTTTGCATTCAATGCCACCAACTTCACCAATGAAAAAGTCGTCTTCATTTGCAATCGCCACAAGTTACAAACCAAACCCCCTTTTCTCTCCCAA GGTATTGATCCTTCTTCTGATGCCTTTCAACGGATTCAGATGAA GTATGTGGATAATGATGAAGCTATTAAGAACTACTTTGCTGCATTTCACCTGCATGAGACATTTCCTGACACAgttattgttgatgattttggAGATTTCTTTGAGGACAG TTGCCAAGAGAGGTATGGGAATAGGGGAAGAGAATTAGCTATGATTCGGACACTTGCTTTATGCCACAATGCCATAATGCACGCCAA TGGAATAAGACCCTGTAAGCTTCTCTTGTCTGATACACACCATGGAGAGTCCACTAGGTTGCTCTTCATTTATAAGAGATGGGTTTCCACTATCTTCATCATTAAAG GTGATGGTGATGGCACCGGATCGTTTATTCTCAGAAGTAATAACAATCTCGAGAATGAGAGGACGAAATCTGCCAAGTATTGTATTGCTCTACAGTATTTAGTCTTGGAAGTGATCACTGAAGATTGTGAAATgtaa
- the LOC115715271 gene encoding uncharacterized protein LOC115715271 isoform X3 — protein sequence MVESFFLISSETKRQMDLHTQTKSITNNTMHLLSGPPSSGKTSLLFQFAFNATNFTNEKVVFICNRHKLQTKPPFLSQGIDPSSDAFQRIQMKYVDNDEAIKNYFAAFHLHETFPDTVIVDDFGDFFEDRSCQERYGNRGRELAMIRTLALCHNAIMHANGIRPCKLLLSDTHHGESTRLLFIYKRWVSTIFIIKGDGDGTGSFILRSNNNLENERTKSAKYCIALQYLVLEVITEDCEM from the exons ATGGTGGAGAGCTTCTTCTTAATCTCCTCAGAGACAAAGAGGCAAATGGACCTCCACACTCAAACTAAATCTATAACTAATAATACTATGCACCTTCTCTCAGGCCCTCCTTCTAG TGGAAAGACTTCTCTTCTATTCCAGTTTGCATTCAATGCCACCAACTTCACCAATGAAAAAGTCGTCTTCATTTGCAATCGCCACAAGTTACAAACCAAACCCCCTTTTCTCTCCCAA GGTATTGATCCTTCTTCTGATGCCTTTCAACGGATTCAGATGAA GTATGTGGATAATGATGAAGCTATTAAGAACTACTTTGCTGCATTTCACCTGCATGAGACATTTCCTGACACAgttattgttgatgattttggAGATTTCTTTGAGGACAG AAGTTGCCAAGAGAGGTATGGGAATAGGGGAAGAGAATTAGCTATGATTCGGACACTTGCTTTATGCCACAATGCCATAATGCACGCCAA TGGAATAAGACCCTGTAAGCTTCTCTTGTCTGATACACACCATGGAGAGTCCACTAGGTTGCTCTTCATTTATAAGAGATGGGTTTCCACTATCTTCATCATTAAAG GTGATGGTGATGGCACCGGATCGTTTATTCTCAGAAGTAATAACAATCTCGAGAATGAGAGGACGAAATCTGCCAAGTATTGTATTGCTCTACAGTATTTAGTCTTGGAAGTGATCACTGAAGATTGTGAAATgtaa
- the LOC115715271 gene encoding uncharacterized protein LOC115715271 isoform X2, whose amino-acid sequence MVESFFLISSETKRQMDLHTQTKSITNNTMHLLSGPPSSGKTSLLFQFAFNATNFTNEKVVFICNRHKLQTKPPFLSQGIDPSSDAFQRIQMKFFRYVDNDEAIKNYFAAFHLHETFPDTVIVDDFGDFFEDSCQERYGNRGRELAMIRTLALCHNAIMHANGIRPCKLLLSDTHHGESTRLLFIYKRWVSTIFIIKGDGDGTGSFILRSNNNLENERTKSAKYCIALQYLVLEVITEDCEM is encoded by the exons ATGGTGGAGAGCTTCTTCTTAATCTCCTCAGAGACAAAGAGGCAAATGGACCTCCACACTCAAACTAAATCTATAACTAATAATACTATGCACCTTCTCTCAGGCCCTCCTTCTAG TGGAAAGACTTCTCTTCTATTCCAGTTTGCATTCAATGCCACCAACTTCACCAATGAAAAAGTCGTCTTCATTTGCAATCGCCACAAGTTACAAACCAAACCCCCTTTTCTCTCCCAA GGTATTGATCCTTCTTCTGATGCCTTTCAACGGATTCAGATGAA ATTTTTCAGGTATGTGGATAATGATGAAGCTATTAAGAACTACTTTGCTGCATTTCACCTGCATGAGACATTTCCTGACACAgttattgttgatgattttggAGATTTCTTTGAGGACAG TTGCCAAGAGAGGTATGGGAATAGGGGAAGAGAATTAGCTATGATTCGGACACTTGCTTTATGCCACAATGCCATAATGCACGCCAA TGGAATAAGACCCTGTAAGCTTCTCTTGTCTGATACACACCATGGAGAGTCCACTAGGTTGCTCTTCATTTATAAGAGATGGGTTTCCACTATCTTCATCATTAAAG GTGATGGTGATGGCACCGGATCGTTTATTCTCAGAAGTAATAACAATCTCGAGAATGAGAGGACGAAATCTGCCAAGTATTGTATTGCTCTACAGTATTTAGTCTTGGAAGTGATCACTGAAGATTGTGAAATgtaa
- the LOC115715268 gene encoding aspartokinase 1, chloroplastic — MEASLLSGGFTAPCNFPTQQNQHSLLPSLSFVGFPSRSFFALLENAAKNGALRVKGSKKGIQAVLGQRQLDEEDEEQENDSYANALTCVMKFGGSSVASAERIKEIAQLILSFPEENPIIVLSAMGKTTNNLLLAGEKAVGCGVSNASEIKELSFIKELHHRTVDELGVDRSVISEHLEELEQLLKGIAMMKELTLRTRDYLVSFGECMSTRIFAAYLNKIGVKARQYDAFDIGFITTDDFTNADILEATYPAVAKRLHDDWIADPAIPVVTGFLGKGWKSCAVTTLGRGGSDLSATTIGKALGLREIQVWKDVDGVLTCDPSIYPSAKPVPVLTFDEAAELAYFGAQVLHPQSMRPAREGDIPVRVKNSYNPKAPGTLITKTRDMTEAVLTSIVLKRNVTMLDIVSTRMLGQVGFLAKVFSIFEDLGISVDVVATSEVSLSLTLDPAKLWSRDLIQQELDNVEEELEKIARVKLLQHRSIISLIGNVQRSSLILEKAFHVLRTHDINVQMISQGASKVNISLIVNDSEAERCIEALHQTFFESGKVTEENGSLADDLCDVLVN, encoded by the exons ATGGAGGCTTCTCTTCTTTCCGGCGGATTCACAGCACCCTGCAACTTTCCAACTCAACAAAATCAACATTCCCTCTTGCCCTCCCTCTCATTCGTGGGCTTCCCATCTCGATCCTTCTTTGCACTATTGGAAAATGCAGCTAAAAATGGAGCTTTAAGGGTGAAGGGCAGTAAGAAGGGGATTCAAGCTGTGCTTGGACAACGACAAttagatgaagaagatgaagaacaaGAGAATGATTCGTATGCAAATGCACTAACTTGCGTAATGAAGTTTGGTGGGTCGTCAGTAGCTTCAgctgagagaattaaggagataGCTCAACTCATTCTCAGTTTTCCAGAAGAAAACCCCATTATTGTTCTCTCAGCTATGGGGAAAACCACCAATAATCTCCTTCTT GCTGGGGAGAAGGCAGTTGGTTGTGGTGTTTCAAATGCATCAGAAATCAAAGAGTTGAGCTTCATAAAAGAGCTGCATCACAG GACTGTTGATGAGCTTGGAGTAGATCGCTCTGTTATCTCTG AACATTTGGAAGAACTGGAGCAACTTCTGAAAGGAATAGCTATGATGAAAGAGTTAACTCTTCGCACCAGAGATTATTTAGTTTCTTTTGGTGAATGCATGTCCACAAGAATATTTGCAGCTTATCTCAATAAGATTGGTGTAAAAGCTCGCCAA TATGATGCATTTGACATTGGTTTCATAACTACAGACGACTTCACAAATGCAGATATATTAGAAGCAACTTACCCTGCTGTGGCTAAAAGGTTACATGATGATTGGATTGCTGATCCTGCAATTCCAGTTGTTACTGGCTTCCTTGGAAAG GGTTGGAAATCTTGTGCAGTTACTACCTTGGGTAGGGGCGGTAGCGATTTGTCAGCCACTACTATTGGTAAAGCTCTTGGCTTAAGAGAAATTCAG GTGTGGAAGGATGTTGATGGTGTTTTGACCTGCGATCCGAGCATTTATCCTAGTGCAAAGCCTGTGCCTGTTTTGACTTTTGATGAAGCTGCTGAACTTGCATACTTTGGTGCTCAG GTTTTACATCCCCAATCAATGAGACCAGCTAGAGAAGGTGATATTCCTGTTAGGGTCAAAAATTCGTACAATCCAAAAGCTCCTGGCACGCTCATCACTAAAACCAGAGATATGACAGAG gCTGTTCTAACCAGCATAGTTTTGAAACGTAATGTTACGATGCTCGATATTGTGAGTACACGCATGCTTGGTCAAGTTGGGTTCCTTGCAAAG GTTTTCTCAATCTTCGAGGATTTGGGCATTTCCGTAGATGTTGTTGCTACTAGTGAAGTTAGTTTATCTTTGACATTGGATCCTGCAAAGCTCTGGAGCAGAGATCTAATCCAGCAG GAACTTGACAATGTAGAGGAAGAGCTTGAGAAAATTGCACGCGTGAAACTTTTGCAGCATAGATCAATCATCTCTCTTATCGGGAATGTTCAGCGTTCTTCATTGATTCTTGAGAAG GCATTTCATGTTCTTAGGACACATGATATCAATGTTCAAATGATCTCACAAGGGGCATCCAAG GTGAACATATCATTGATTGTAAATGATAGTGAAGCTGAAAGATGTATTGAGGCCCTTCACCAGACCTTCTTTGAGAGTGGTAAAGTAACAGAAGAGAATGGGTCCTTGGCAGATGACCTTTGTGACGTGTTGGTCAACTAA
- the LOC115715270 gene encoding protein NEOXANTHIN-DEFICIENT 1 isoform X3, whose amino-acid sequence MEIGKTRNSSGYGKPPWIFKGSALYQLHLVKAETARACIPKEFKLVEAFGYTLGGFFLANYEDSPAGVFDELVVLAGLVWNPPTSCAWATKVFVNSNEACEHGRKEVGLPSHVASFSKRITAIPKQKSNKTIGFLNMIGMTTTTGTASSNSIEDCMDVQVTEVKSPCVEDSCSFNLTTTLVPAALSLGKWMGPTIKMSLPSFRVRAVHPTKVSRNSELEQCSEQDKCSSSISTTTMDHSTSAAVMLSKPIFALKFSCMTMEVEAPVVISNCSSSNNPLRTC is encoded by the exons ATGGAAATTGGTAAAACAAGAAATTCCTCTGGCTATGGCAAACCTCCATGGATATTCAAAGGAAG TGCATTGTATCAACTCCATCTTGTCAAAGCAGAAACTGCTCGAGCATGTATCCCAAAAGAGTTTAAACTGGTTGAAGCATTTGG GTATACTCTGGGAGGGTTCTTTCTAGCAAACTATGAGGACAGTCCGGCTGGAGTCTTTGATGAG CTCGTTGTGCTTGCGGGGCTTGTATGGAACCCACCAACATCTTGCGC ATGGGCCACTAAGGTGTTTGTGAACAGTAATGAAGCTTGTGAACATGGAAGAAAG GAAGTGGGGCTTCCAAGTCATGTGGCAAGTTTCTCAAAG AGAATTACAGCAATACCAAAGCAAAAAAGTAATAAAACCATTGGATTTCTAAATATGATTGGTATGACTACTACTACTGGTACAGCTTCCTCTAATTCGATAGAAGATTGCATGGATGTCCAAGTGACTGAAGTCAAAAGCCCTTGTGTAGAAGATAGCTGCTCTTTTAACCTTACTACCACATTAG TGCCAGCTGCATTGAGTTTGGGCAAGTGGATGGGGCCAACCATTAAAATGTCTCTTCCAAGCTTTAG AGTGCGAGCAGTCCATCCAACAAAAGTGTCAAGAAACAGTGAGTTGGAACAATGTTCAGAACAGGACAAGTGCAGCAGTAGTATTAGTACCACTACCATGGATCATTCGACCAGTGCAGCTGTGATGCTATCAAAGCCCATATTTGCATTGAAATTCAGCTGTATGACTATGGAGGTTGAAGCTCCTGTTGTAATTTCCAACTGTTCTAGTTCTAATAATCCCTTGAGAACTTGTTAA
- the LOC115715270 gene encoding protein NEOXANTHIN-DEFICIENT 1 isoform X1, translated as MEIGKTRNSSGYGKPPWIFKGSALYQLHLVKAETARACIPKEFKLVEAFGYTLGGFFLANYEDSPAGVFDELVVLAGLVWNPPTSCAWATKVFVNSNEACEHGRKEVGLPSHVASFSKRITAIPKQKSNKTIGFLNMIGMTTTTGTASSNSIEDCMDVQVTEVKSPCVEDSCSFNLTTTLVPAALSLGKWMGPTIKMSLPSFSGRTEYTPDLFKYSCKIQCRVRAVHPTKVSRNSELEQCSEQDKCSSSISTTTMDHSTSAAVMLSKPIFALKFSCMTMEVEAPVVISNCSSSNNPLRTC; from the exons ATGGAAATTGGTAAAACAAGAAATTCCTCTGGCTATGGCAAACCTCCATGGATATTCAAAGGAAG TGCATTGTATCAACTCCATCTTGTCAAAGCAGAAACTGCTCGAGCATGTATCCCAAAAGAGTTTAAACTGGTTGAAGCATTTGG GTATACTCTGGGAGGGTTCTTTCTAGCAAACTATGAGGACAGTCCGGCTGGAGTCTTTGATGAG CTCGTTGTGCTTGCGGGGCTTGTATGGAACCCACCAACATCTTGCGC ATGGGCCACTAAGGTGTTTGTGAACAGTAATGAAGCTTGTGAACATGGAAGAAAG GAAGTGGGGCTTCCAAGTCATGTGGCAAGTTTCTCAAAG AGAATTACAGCAATACCAAAGCAAAAAAGTAATAAAACCATTGGATTTCTAAATATGATTGGTATGACTACTACTACTGGTACAGCTTCCTCTAATTCGATAGAAGATTGCATGGATGTCCAAGTGACTGAAGTCAAAAGCCCTTGTGTAGAAGATAGCTGCTCTTTTAACCTTACTACCACATTAG TGCCAGCTGCATTGAGTTTGGGCAAGTGGATGGGGCCAACCATTAAAATGTCTCTTCCAAGCTTTAG CGGCCGTACAGAATATACTCCAGACTTGTTCAAGTATTCTTGCAAGATTCAGTGCAG AGTGCGAGCAGTCCATCCAACAAAAGTGTCAAGAAACAGTGAGTTGGAACAATGTTCAGAACAGGACAAGTGCAGCAGTAGTATTAGTACCACTACCATGGATCATTCGACCAGTGCAGCTGTGATGCTATCAAAGCCCATATTTGCATTGAAATTCAGCTGTATGACTATGGAGGTTGAAGCTCCTGTTGTAATTTCCAACTGTTCTAGTTCTAATAATCCCTTGAGAACTTGTTAA
- the LOC115715270 gene encoding protein NEOXANTHIN-DEFICIENT 1 isoform X2: MANLHGYSKEVHCINSILSKQKLLEHVSQKSLNWLKHLGFLFHRYTLGGFFLANYEDSPAGVFDELVVLAGLVWNPPTSCAWATKVFVNSNEACEHGRKEVGLPSHVASFSKRITAIPKQKSNKTIGFLNMIGMTTTTGTASSNSIEDCMDVQVTEVKSPCVEDSCSFNLTTTLVPAALSLGKWMGPTIKMSLPSFSGRTEYTPDLFKYSCKIQCRVRAVHPTKVSRNSELEQCSEQDKCSSSISTTTMDHSTSAAVMLSKPIFALKFSCMTMEVEAPVVISNCSSSNNPLRTC, from the exons ATGGCAAACCTCCATGGATATTCAAAGGAAG TGCATTGTATCAACTCCATCTTGTCAAAGCAGAAACTGCTCGAGCATGTATCCCAAAAGAGTTTAAACTGGTTGAAGCATTTGG GGTTCCTCTTTCACAGGTATACTCTGGGAGGGTTCTTTCTAGCAAACTATGAGGACAGTCCGGCTGGAGTCTTTGATGAG CTCGTTGTGCTTGCGGGGCTTGTATGGAACCCACCAACATCTTGCGC ATGGGCCACTAAGGTGTTTGTGAACAGTAATGAAGCTTGTGAACATGGAAGAAAG GAAGTGGGGCTTCCAAGTCATGTGGCAAGTTTCTCAAAG AGAATTACAGCAATACCAAAGCAAAAAAGTAATAAAACCATTGGATTTCTAAATATGATTGGTATGACTACTACTACTGGTACAGCTTCCTCTAATTCGATAGAAGATTGCATGGATGTCCAAGTGACTGAAGTCAAAAGCCCTTGTGTAGAAGATAGCTGCTCTTTTAACCTTACTACCACATTAG TGCCAGCTGCATTGAGTTTGGGCAAGTGGATGGGGCCAACCATTAAAATGTCTCTTCCAAGCTTTAG CGGCCGTACAGAATATACTCCAGACTTGTTCAAGTATTCTTGCAAGATTCAGTGCAG AGTGCGAGCAGTCCATCCAACAAAAGTGTCAAGAAACAGTGAGTTGGAACAATGTTCAGAACAGGACAAGTGCAGCAGTAGTATTAGTACCACTACCATGGATCATTCGACCAGTGCAGCTGTGATGCTATCAAAGCCCATATTTGCATTGAAATTCAGCTGTATGACTATGGAGGTTGAAGCTCCTGTTGTAATTTCCAACTGTTCTAGTTCTAATAATCCCTTGAGAACTTGTTAA
- the LOC115715269 gene encoding serine carboxypeptidase-like 45, whose protein sequence is MALWEKTVAMALVVVVVLVCCFIAKTEAFPSSSQLDKISRLPGQPQVGFQQYSGYVTVDDKKKRSLFYYFAEAEIDPHTKPLVLWLNGGPGCSSLGVGAFSENGPFRPSGEVLVRNEYSWNREANMLYLETPIGVGFSYSADSSSYETVNDKITAKDNLVFLRKWLLKFPEFSNRSLYITGESYAGHYVPQLAELMLQLNKKKKIFNLKGIALGNPVLEFATDFNSRAEFIWSHGLISDSTYRMFTSSCNYSRFVSEYYRGSVSPICSKVMNQVGKETSRFVDKYDVTLDVCISSVFAQSKVISPKQVAETIDVCVEDETVNYLNRQDVRKALHARLVGVRRWAVCSSVLDYELLDLEIPTITIVGKLIKAGIPVLVYSGDQDSVIPLTGSRTLVHGLAKQLSLNTTVPYRVWFEGQQVGGWTQVYGNILSFATIRGASHEAPFSQPERSLVLFKSFLQGRPLPEAF, encoded by the exons ATGGCATTGTGGGAGAAAACAGTTGCAATGGCTTTAGTAGTAGTAGTTGTTCTTGTATGTTGTTTCATTGCCAAGACTGAAGCTTTTCCCTCTTCTTCTCAGCTTGACAAAATTAGTAGATTACCGGGTCAACCCCAAGTTGGGTTTCAGCAGTATTCGGGTTATGTGACCGTTGATGACAAGAAAAAGAGATCTCTTTTCTATTACTTTGCTGAAGCTGAAATAGATCCACATACCAAGCCTCTTGTGCTCTGGCTCAATGGAG GGCCTGGGTGTTCTTCTTTGGGAGTTGGTGCATTTTCTGAAAATGGGCCATTTAGGCCTAGTGGGGAGGTTTTAGTGAGGAATGAATATAGCTGGAACAGAG AAGCAAACATGTTATATTTGGAGACACCAATTGGAGTTGGCTTTTCTTATTCAGCTGATTCCTCTTCTTATGAGACTGTAAATGACAAAATCACAG CCAAGGACAACCTGGTGTTTTTACGCAAATGGTTACTCAAATTCCCTGAGTTCAGTAACAGAAGCTTGTATATTACTGGAGAAAGCTATgcag GTCACTATGTTCCACAGCTGGCTGAACTCATGCTCCAATtaaacaagaagaagaaaatattcAATCTAAAAGGCATTGCT TTGGGTAATCCTGTGTTAGAGTTTGCCACTGATTTTAACTCAAGGGCAGAGTTCATTTGGTCTCATGGACTCATATCAGATTCAACATACAGAATGTTCACTTCTTCATGCAACTACTCACGTTTTGTGAGCGAGTACTACAGAGGCTCAGTTTCACCTATCTGCTCCAAGGTGATGAACCAAGTTGGTAAAGAAACAAGTAGATTTGTTGACAAGTACGATGTTACACTTGATGTTTGCATATCCTCTGTCTTTGCACAATCCAAGGTTATCAGTCCCAAG CAAGTTGCTGAGACTATAGATGTGTGTGTTGAAGATGAAACTGTCAACTATCTTAACAGACAAGACGTGCGTAAGGCTCTCCATGCACGGCTTGTTGGAGTTCGTCGTTGGGCAGTTTGCagcag TGTTTTGGATTATGAACTCTTGGACTTGGAAATACCAACAATCACAATCGTTGGTAAACTCATCAAAGCAGGAATTCCAGTCTTGGTATACAG TGGTGACCAAGATTCTGTTATCCCTTTAACTGGAAGTAGAACATTAGTACATGGGCTTGCAAAACAGTTGAGTCTGAATACCACTGTGCCATACAGAGTCTGGTTTGAAGGACAACAG GTTGGTGGGTGGACTCAAGTTTATGGTAACATACTTTCTTTTGCCACCATTAGAGGAGCATCACATGAAGCCCCATTCTCTCAGCCTGAGAGATCACTTGTGCTATTCAAATCCTTTTTGCAAGGAAGACCTTTACCTGAAGCATTCTGA